One Spirochaetota bacterium genomic window carries:
- a CDS encoding molybdenum cofactor biosynthesis protein MoaE, with translation MISIILQQEPIDTDRILAEAGTSADGAVVSFIGRVRDNSRGKTVIHIEYEAYGEMARKQLRKIVDEAVARWSLSCCSVVHRFGRVGIGEASIVIAASTPHRDAAFQAVRYIIDAIKVDVPIWKKEFYSDGSSWIDGKE, from the coding sequence ATGATTTCCATCATACTCCAGCAGGAGCCGATCGACACCGACCGGATCCTGGCCGAGGCGGGAACATCCGCGGACGGCGCCGTGGTAAGCTTTATCGGCCGCGTGCGCGACAACTCCCGCGGAAAGACCGTGATCCACATCGAGTACGAGGCATACGGCGAGATGGCGCGCAAGCAGCTCCGCAAGATAGTGGACGAAGCCGTGGCGCGGTGGTCCCTGAGCTGCTGCTCGGTGGTGCACCGCTTCGGCCGGGTCGGCATCGGCGAGGCCAGCATTGTCATCGCCGCGTCGACCCCTCACCGCGACGCCGCGTTTCAGGCGGTGCGTTATATAATCGACGCCATCAAGGTCGATGTTCCCATCTGGAAAAAAGAATTCTACTCGGACGGTTCCAGCTGGATCGATGGAAAAGAATAG
- a CDS encoding cache domain-containing protein — protein MKTKIAFLGNLKIKTRLFLSSAIIIVLFISAFGLFLIPKMRTSIIDQKKLKLKEITEIGISVVQDLYNKSKNGEITEEEAQAQAMATINTLRYGPEGKDYLWINDFSPTMIVHPFAKNLEGKDLTDYKDPHGKAIFVEFAKICKEKGKGYVDYMWQWKDQKDKIVPKISYVQSFNQWGWIIGTGMYINDVNDEIWSILFVVIGVFAGVIVLMFSIFYGISRTITTPINGITDMMRDIAEKNGDLTKRIQVASTDEIGELGTWINTFINDIHDIVAQVSINATHLAQTVEQISSGNQNLSQRTSEQASALEEIATIIEEAVATIKQNSENSEEANRKAEETAQVVQEAKDLSIKSIQLAESGGVVVSKAVDSINEANKSSKRIAEILKVINDIAFQTNLLALNAAVEAARAGDQGRGFAVVAGEVRNLAQRSAGAANEINEMITDSINKVEMGTELVSQSGDSLVGIIESAKKNGEALERIIVSVGMVGQLISEIAAAGVEQRQGIEQINTAINEIDTTTQKNASLVEETASASEMLVNQAKDLMNLVQKFVINEEDVYRSEEEKKHALHMEELKRIEDRSSSAHHSGNGNGRNRAKVDLGAIKGTEKKPISEIMRKEGFSEF, from the coding sequence ATGAAAACCAAAATAGCCTTTCTCGGAAATCTCAAAATAAAAACAAGGCTCTTCCTATCAAGCGCAATTATCATTGTACTGTTCATCAGCGCCTTCGGGCTGTTCCTGATTCCAAAGATGAGAACAAGCATCATCGACCAGAAAAAGCTGAAGCTCAAAGAAATTACGGAGATCGGCATAAGCGTCGTCCAGGACCTCTACAACAAGTCCAAAAACGGCGAGATAACCGAAGAGGAAGCCCAGGCACAGGCGATGGCCACGATCAACACCCTGAGATACGGTCCCGAAGGAAAGGACTATCTCTGGATCAACGACTTCAGCCCCACCATGATCGTGCACCCCTTCGCCAAGAACCTCGAAGGGAAAGACCTTACGGATTACAAGGACCCCCACGGCAAGGCCATCTTCGTCGAATTCGCGAAGATTTGCAAGGAAAAGGGGAAGGGATATGTAGACTACATGTGGCAGTGGAAGGACCAGAAGGACAAGATCGTGCCGAAGATCTCCTATGTGCAATCCTTTAACCAGTGGGGATGGATCATCGGCACCGGCATGTACATCAATGACGTCAATGACGAGATCTGGTCCATACTCTTCGTTGTTATCGGGGTGTTCGCGGGCGTAATCGTGCTGATGTTCTCCATATTCTACGGGATCTCAAGGACCATCACGACGCCCATAAACGGCATCACCGATATGATGAGGGACATCGCCGAGAAGAACGGCGACCTGACCAAGCGCATCCAGGTGGCTTCCACGGACGAGATCGGCGAGCTGGGTACGTGGATCAACACATTCATCAACGACATACACGACATCGTCGCCCAGGTGTCAATCAACGCGACGCACCTGGCCCAGACGGTCGAGCAGATCTCGAGCGGCAACCAGAACCTCTCGCAGCGCACCTCGGAGCAGGCATCGGCTCTGGAAGAGATCGCCACCATCATAGAGGAAGCGGTCGCCACCATCAAGCAGAACTCGGAGAACTCCGAGGAGGCGAACCGGAAGGCCGAGGAAACCGCCCAGGTCGTGCAGGAAGCCAAGGACCTTTCGATCAAATCGATCCAGCTCGCGGAATCCGGCGGCGTCGTGGTGTCAAAAGCCGTCGACTCCATCAACGAGGCGAACAAATCGAGCAAGAGGATCGCCGAGATACTGAAGGTCATCAACGATATCGCCTTCCAGACCAACCTGCTTGCCCTGAACGCGGCCGTCGAGGCGGCCCGGGCCGGCGACCAGGGTCGGGGCTTCGCGGTGGTCGCCGGCGAGGTGCGAAACCTGGCGCAGCGGTCCGCCGGCGCCGCCAACGAGATCAACGAAATGATCACCGATTCCATCAACAAGGTGGAGATGGGGACCGAGCTGGTTTCACAGAGCGGCGATTCACTGGTCGGGATCATTGAATCGGCGAAAAAGAACGGCGAGGCGCTGGAGCGCATCATCGTGTCGGTGGGCATGGTGGGACAGCTTATCTCGGAGATCGCGGCGGCCGGCGTGGAGCAGCGGCAGGGGATCGAGCAGATCAACACGGCCATAAACGAGATCGACACCACGACGCAGAAGAACGCCTCGCTGGTCGAGGAGACCGCGTCGGCCAGCGAAATGCTGGTGAACCAGGCCAAGGATCTGATGAACCTGGTCCAGAAATTCGTAATCAACGAGGAGGATGTTTATCGCTCGGAAGAGGAAAAGAAGCATGCGCTCCACATGGAAGAGCTGAAGCGCATCGAGGACCGGAGCTCATCCGCGCACCATAGCGGGAACGGGAACGGCAGGAACCGCGCAAAGGTGGACCTGGGGGCGATCAAAGGGACTGAAAAAAAGCCGATCAGCGAGATCATGAGAAAAGAAGGTTTCAGCGAATTTTAG
- a CDS encoding response regulator transcription factor has product MDDSKRIFIVDDHPMICQGLALMITKRAPDLEVCGDADDIGSALDKISALQPHLVVIDIELKNSNGLDLVKAMRSRHPDTPSLVFSMHDESVYAERALRAGAKGYVMKDLPVEALVDAIRKILDGKLYFSEDVTMKILGKFVNIGLDEYELPLNKLSNRELEIFQLIGQEMKSGIIAKKLNISIKTVEAHRDNIRKKLMLTTNDDLNRFAREWSMHGRSASQPTH; this is encoded by the coding sequence ATGGACGACAGCAAACGTATTTTCATTGTCGATGATCATCCGATGATCTGCCAGGGGCTGGCCCTGATGATCACGAAAAGGGCGCCCGACCTGGAGGTATGTGGAGACGCCGACGATATAGGCTCGGCCCTCGACAAAATCTCCGCCCTGCAGCCGCACCTCGTGGTGATCGACATCGAGCTGAAAAACTCGAACGGCCTCGACCTTGTCAAGGCGATGCGGTCGCGCCATCCCGATACCCCTTCCCTCGTGTTCTCCATGCACGACGAATCCGTGTACGCCGAGCGCGCCCTTCGGGCCGGCGCCAAGGGATATGTCATGAAGGACCTTCCCGTGGAGGCGCTGGTTGACGCAATCCGCAAGATCCTGGACGGCAAGCTCTATTTCAGCGAAGACGTCACCATGAAGATACTGGGGAAATTCGTCAATATCGGGCTTGACGAATACGAGCTCCCTCTTAACAAGCTTTCCAACCGTGAGCTTGAAATATTCCAGCTCATCGGCCAGGAAATGAAGAGCGGCATCATCGCGAAAAAGCTCAACATCAGCATCAAGACCGTGGAGGCGCACCGCGACAACATCCGGAAAAAGCTTATGCTGACCACCAACGACGACCTGAACCGCTTCGCGCGGGAATGGTCCATGCACGGCCGCAGCGCCTCGCAGCCGACGCACTGA
- the carB gene encoding carbamoyl-phosphate synthase large subunit, which yields MPKRIDIRKILIIGSGPIVIGQACEFDYSGSQACKALKEEGYEVVLINSNPATIMTDPDLADRTYIEPITPDVVEKIIAIEKPDAVLPTVGGQTALNVTLALGERGVFKRHRIELIGANIESIKKAEDRDLFKQAMVDIGLSVPKSGLASSIEEALTVLERISLPIIIRPAFTLGGTGGNIVYNREDFIDLVARGLDESPINQVLLEESVIGWKEFELEVMRDRMDNVVIICSIENIDPMGIHTGDSITVAPQQTLSDREYQNLRNMAIKIIREIGVDTGGSNIQFAINPEDGRVMIIEMNPRVSRSSALASKATGFPIAKIAAKLAVGLTLDEIPNDITRETPASFEPTIDYVVVKAPRWAFEKFEGADSRLGTQMKSVGEAMAIGRTFKEAFQKALRSLEINRYGFGSDGVVKIVEMLKRLPERHKRDIIEKELVNTREDRMFFLNVAFKMGWTVERVHTLTKIDRWFLGQLKEITDAAQDFAEDRKTKDLDEETVRRMKRLGFSDRQLGYLSHRDELVRLYERGPDFQKDYAKAIKAREDEVRKFRLEKGIVPGFRLVDTCGGEFAAFTPYYYSSYDDADETAVSDRKKIMILGGGPNRIGQGIEFDYCCCHASFALREEGIESIMVNSNPETVSTDYDTSDRLYFEPLTLEDVLHIYNKEKPDGVIVQFGGQTPLRLARALEENGVKIIGTSPDSIDRAEDRERFAEVVRKLGLLQPENGIAFAEEEAIRIAGSIGYPVLARPSYVLGGRAMAIIYDEDSLRDYIATAVELSPEHPILVDDFLEDAIEIDVDALSDGTAVYIGAIMEHVEEAGIHSGDSACIIPPLSLSETMIRTISETTEALARELAVVGLLNIQFAIKDEKLYVIEVNPRASRTVPFVSKTTGVPLAKMAVRVMLGKKLSEYGLTRMKKIPFVSVKEAVLPFNKFPGVDTLLSPEMKSTGEVMGISDNFGESFYKATLAAGDSLPLSGTVLLSVSSRYRDELLPEVRSLHENGFRFIATEGTAQYYNDLGIPCGQVHKVSEGRPNIIDLMKNKEIDMIINTPSGKVSKDDSYLIRQAGVRYHIPYMTTVQSARAAIRGLLEIKKNKNYFVRPIQEYHKEVV from the coding sequence ATGCCCAAACGAATAGATATCAGAAAAATACTAATCATCGGCTCCGGCCCGATTGTTATCGGCCAGGCCTGCGAGTTCGATTATTCCGGTTCCCAGGCCTGCAAGGCCCTCAAAGAGGAAGGCTATGAGGTCGTGCTCATCAATTCCAACCCGGCCACCATCATGACCGACCCGGACCTGGCCGACCGCACCTATATCGAGCCGATCACCCCGGACGTCGTGGAGAAGATCATCGCCATTGAAAAGCCCGACGCGGTGCTGCCCACCGTCGGCGGCCAGACAGCGCTGAACGTGACCCTGGCCCTGGGAGAGCGGGGCGTGTTCAAGCGCCACCGCATCGAGCTCATCGGCGCGAACATAGAGTCGATCAAGAAGGCCGAGGACCGCGACCTTTTCAAGCAGGCCATGGTCGACATCGGCCTGTCGGTGCCGAAGTCGGGACTGGCCTCGTCGATCGAGGAGGCCCTGACGGTTTTGGAGCGGATAAGCCTTCCCATCATCATCCGCCCCGCCTTCACATTGGGCGGCACCGGCGGAAACATCGTGTACAACCGCGAGGACTTCATCGACCTGGTGGCCCGGGGTCTCGACGAGTCCCCCATCAACCAGGTGCTCCTGGAGGAGTCGGTGATCGGGTGGAAGGAATTCGAGCTCGAGGTGATGCGCGACCGGATGGACAACGTGGTCATCATCTGCTCCATCGAAAATATAGACCCCATGGGGATCCATACCGGCGACTCCATCACCGTGGCGCCGCAGCAGACCCTCTCCGACCGGGAATACCAGAATCTGCGGAACATGGCGATCAAGATCATCCGCGAGATCGGCGTCGATACCGGCGGCTCCAATATACAGTTCGCGATAAATCCCGAGGACGGGCGGGTGATGATCATCGAGATGAACCCCCGCGTGAGCCGCTCCAGCGCCCTCGCGTCCAAGGCAACGGGGTTCCCCATCGCGAAGATCGCGGCCAAGCTCGCCGTGGGCCTCACCCTGGACGAGATACCGAACGACATCACCAGGGAAACGCCGGCCTCCTTCGAGCCGACCATCGACTATGTCGTGGTCAAGGCCCCGCGGTGGGCCTTCGAGAAATTCGAAGGCGCCGATTCGCGCCTGGGCACGCAGATGAAGTCCGTCGGCGAGGCAATGGCCATCGGCCGCACCTTCAAGGAGGCCTTCCAGAAGGCCCTTCGCTCCCTTGAGATCAACCGCTACGGCTTCGGCTCAGACGGCGTCGTCAAGATAGTCGAGATGCTGAAGCGCCTTCCCGAGCGCCACAAGCGCGACATCATTGAGAAGGAGCTCGTCAACACCCGGGAGGACCGGATGTTCTTCCTCAACGTCGCCTTCAAGATGGGATGGACGGTGGAACGGGTCCACACCCTCACGAAGATCGACCGCTGGTTCCTGGGCCAGTTGAAGGAGATAACCGACGCGGCGCAGGATTTCGCCGAGGATCGCAAGACAAAGGACCTGGACGAGGAGACCGTCCGGCGCATGAAGCGCCTCGGCTTTTCCGACCGCCAGCTCGGCTACCTGTCGCACCGCGACGAGCTGGTCCGCCTGTACGAGCGCGGCCCCGATTTCCAGAAGGACTACGCGAAGGCCATCAAGGCCCGGGAGGACGAGGTGCGGAAGTTCCGCCTGGAGAAGGGCATCGTCCCCGGCTTCCGCCTGGTGGACACCTGCGGCGGGGAGTTCGCGGCCTTCACGCCCTATTATTATTCTTCCTATGACGACGCCGACGAGACGGCCGTCTCCGACAGGAAGAAGATCATGATCCTCGGCGGCGGTCCCAACCGGATCGGCCAGGGGATAGAGTTCGATTACTGCTGCTGCCACGCCTCTTTCGCGCTTCGCGAGGAGGGGATCGAGTCGATCATGGTGAACTCCAACCCGGAAACGGTATCCACCGACTATGACACATCGGACCGGCTCTACTTCGAGCCGCTGACCCTGGAGGACGTCCTCCACATATACAACAAGGAAAAACCGGACGGCGTCATCGTCCAGTTCGGCGGCCAGACGCCGCTGCGCCTGGCCCGCGCCCTCGAGGAGAACGGCGTGAAAATCATCGGCACGTCCCCCGATTCGATCGACCGCGCCGAGGACCGTGAGCGCTTCGCCGAGGTCGTGCGCAAGCTTGGCCTGCTGCAGCCGGAGAACGGCATCGCCTTCGCCGAGGAGGAGGCGATCCGCATCGCCGGGTCGATCGGCTACCCGGTGCTGGCGCGGCCCAGCTACGTGCTGGGCGGCCGCGCCATGGCCATCATTTACGACGAGGACAGCCTTCGGGATTACATCGCCACGGCTGTGGAGCTCTCGCCGGAGCACCCGATCCTGGTGGACGACTTCCTGGAGGATGCCATAGAGATCGACGTCGATGCCCTCTCCGACGGAACTGCCGTGTACATCGGCGCCATCATGGAGCACGTGGAGGAGGCGGGGATCCACTCGGGGGATTCGGCCTGCATTATACCGCCCCTTTCCCTTTCCGAGACGATGATCCGGACCATATCCGAGACCACGGAGGCCCTGGCGCGGGAGCTCGCGGTGGTGGGCCTGCTGAACATACAGTTCGCCATCAAGGACGAGAAGCTCTACGTCATCGAGGTGAACCCGCGGGCGTCGCGAACCGTGCCCTTCGTGTCAAAGACCACCGGCGTGCCCCTGGCGAAGATGGCGGTGCGCGTGATGCTGGGCAAAAAGCTCTCGGAGTACGGCCTCACCAGGATGAAGAAGATCCCCTTCGTCAGCGTCAAGGAGGCGGTGCTTCCCTTTAACAAGTTTCCCGGCGTGGACACGCTCCTGTCGCCGGAGATGAAATCGACGGGCGAGGTGATGGGCATCTCGGACAATTTCGGCGAGTCCTTCTACAAGGCGACCCTGGCGGCCGGTGATTCCCTGCCCCTGTCCGGTACGGTGCTCCTTTCTGTCAGCAGCCGCTACCGCGACGAGCTTCTCCCGGAGGTGCGCAGCCTCCACGAGAACGGCTTCCGCTTCATCGCCACGGAGGGGACGGCGCAGTATTACAACGACCTGGGCATTCCCTGCGGCCAGGTGCACAAGGTGAGCGAGGGCCGCCCCAACATCATCGACCTGATGAAGAACAAGGAGATCGACATGATCATAAACACGCCCTCCGGGAAGGTCTCGAAGGACGACTCCTACCTGATCCGGCAGGCCGGTGTGCGGTACCATATCCCCTATATGACCACCGTGCAGTCGGCGCGGGCCGCCATCCGGGGCCTCCTGGAAATCAAAAAGAACAAGAACTATTTCGTCAGGCCTATCCAGGAATATCACAAAGAGGTTGTGTGA
- a CDS encoding PilZ domain-containing protein, translated as MDNARRVDRCPIREETGRQAATGMARCCFDFDNTLMGMLVDLSPKGFGIEIPYISGSQVEKIKSMDNYMITVDFGDEKIMVSVKNKWNTVRFEDSEMIYRCGVEIDVISPEDRLTLSNIIEKIRSNR; from the coding sequence ATGGATAACGCACGACGGGTTGACAGGTGTCCCATCAGGGAAGAAACCGGCCGGCAAGCCGCGACCGGCATGGCACGATGCTGTTTTGATTTTGACAATACTCTCATGGGCATGCTTGTCGATCTGAGTCCCAAGGGCTTCGGCATCGAGATCCCTTACATTTCCGGATCCCAGGTTGAAAAAATAAAATCCATGGATAATTATATGATAACCGTGGATTTCGGCGATGAAAAGATCATGGTCTCGGTGAAAAACAAGTGGAATACGGTCCGATTCGAAGATAGTGAGATGATCTACCGGTGCGGCGTCGAGATCGACGTGATCTCGCCGGAAGACAGGCTGACACTGTCGAATATCATTGAAAAGATCAGGTCCAACCGATAG
- the moaD gene encoding molybdopterin converting factor subunit 1, with protein sequence MKIKIKAFASVKEMFGFEEKELTVSEGITVKDIIQQLKKSYPPLNDFNGSLLFAINEEYCRETASLSEEDTLAIFPPVSGG encoded by the coding sequence ATGAAGATAAAAATCAAGGCATTCGCCAGCGTCAAAGAGATGTTCGGCTTCGAGGAAAAGGAGCTTACCGTTTCCGAGGGCATTACCGTGAAGGACATCATCCAGCAGTTGAAAAAAAGCTATCCCCCCCTTAACGATTTCAACGGATCCCTGCTCTTCGCCATAAACGAGGAATACTGCCGGGAAACCGCTTCGCTTTCGGAAGAGGACACGCTGGCCATCTTTCCGCCGGTGAGCGGAGGATAA
- a CDS encoding TetR/AcrR family transcriptional regulator, translated as MKKELKVIKKKKHIIEALKRCLEQDVYSQVSLEDVAKEAGFSKGGLRHYFPTREELYVALIENFFNQIQRDQIGVVQGLDLDKNDKALITTLFGIEKFLLDKKNMRILINIILYGFEDEKIREIIKKFIRNHLNLYSTTIRELKSGVEVAEPEAQFIGRITQVILLFAGILEYIDPINVDTPKLIEFILTLYKHD; from the coding sequence ATGAAAAAAGAACTCAAGGTCATAAAGAAAAAGAAGCACATCATTGAAGCGCTCAAGCGGTGTCTCGAGCAGGACGTATACTCGCAGGTATCCCTCGAAGACGTCGCGAAGGAAGCGGGCTTTTCCAAGGGAGGACTCCGCCACTATTTCCCCACGAGGGAAGAGCTCTACGTGGCCCTCATCGAGAACTTCTTCAACCAGATCCAGAGGGACCAGATCGGCGTCGTCCAGGGCCTCGACCTGGACAAGAACGACAAGGCCCTGATCACGACCCTCTTCGGAATCGAGAAATTTCTCCTCGACAAGAAGAACATGCGGATCCTGATCAACATCATCCTCTACGGCTTTGAAGACGAAAAGATACGCGAGATCATAAAGAAGTTCATCAGGAACCACCTGAACCTCTACTCCACCACCATCAGGGAGCTGAAAAGCGGTGTCGAGGTCGCCGAACCGGAGGCGCAGTTCATCGGCAGGATCACCCAGGTCATTCTCCTCTTCGCAGGCATCCTGGAATACATCGATCCCATCAACGTGGACACCCCGAAGCTGATCGAATTCATCCTCACATTGTATAAACACGACTAG